One uncultured Carboxylicivirga sp. genomic window, ACTTTTTCAATTGTATCGGCAAAAAGTTGAGCTACCGAAAGAACTTTAATCTTAGGACTTGACTTTTTCAAAGGAATGGAGTCAGTCACAATAAGTTCTGTTAACGATGAATTTTCGATACGATCATAAGCAGGACCCGAAAGAACTGCATGAGTGGTGAATGCACGAACACTTCTGGCTCCGGCTTCCATCATCATGTCTGCAGCCTTAGTCATAGTTCCAGCTGTATCAATCATATCATCAACGATGATAACGTTTTTATCAGTAACATCACCAATGATTCTCATCTCATCAACCACATTGGCTTTAGAACGTGATTTATGACAAATAACCATAGGTGTTTCTAAAAACTTGGCATAGGTATTGGCTCTTTTAGTACCACCTACATCAGGAGAAGCAATAACCAGGTTCTCCAGGTTCATATGTTTGATGTGTGGAACAAAAATAGAGGAAGCATACAAATGATCTACCGGGATATCGAAGAATCCCTGAATCTGATCAGCATGTAAATCCATTGTAATCACACGGTCAACACCTGCAGTACTTAGCATGTCTGCTACCAGTTTAGCGCCAATTGACACACGGGGCTGATCTTTTCTGTCCTGACGGGCATAACCAAAATAGGGCATAACAGCCACAATTTTATAGGCCGAAGCTCGTTTAGCTGCATCAACCAACATTAACAATTCCATTAAATTATCGGCTGGTGGAAATGTTGATTGAATCAGGAATACGTGAGATCCGCGAACTGTTTCTTCGTAGGCTGTGGCGAATTCGCCGTCACTAAATCGTAAGCAATTGTGACTCCCCAGTTCACGACCCGAACTAAGGCTAATCTTTTCTGCCAGATATCTCGTACTTGTTCCTGAGAATATCTTAATTGGAGCTTTCGGTGGCATTAAATAAGATGTTTATCAGATTAATTGAATGATTGTTGCATTGTGCCGCAAAGGTAAGAATTTCATAATTTCTTAACATGAACATGGCTATAAAAAAACTTAATACTTTCGAATTTCCTTTTGACCGGAACAAACCCATTTACCATTTATTATTGATATCTTCTATAAATGAGAGTATTTCATTGGTTCCTTCACCATTAATGGCCGATGAATAAAAGATGGGAGGTAACTCTTCCCAGTGCTCAAGAAGTCCTTTTTCATAGGCTTTCATGTTTTCGGTATACTGTCCTTTGTTAAGTTTATCCGTTTTTGTGAAGACGATTGAAATAGGTATACCATTCTCAACCATCAGATTCATAAATTCAAGATCAACCTTCTGCATCGGAATACGAGAGTCAATCAATACAAATAAACACATCATGTTTTCACGATTTCCGATATAGTCAAGGATTATTTTACTGAAGCCTGACCTAAGCTTCTTTGAGACTTTTGCATATCCGTACCCCGGAAGGTCAACCAGATACCATTGATCGTTGTTAATAGTGAAGTGATTGATTAATTGAGTCTTTCCGGGAGTGGAAGAGGTTTTGGCCATCGCTTTGCGATTACACAGCTTGTTTATTAAAGAGGATTTACCAACATTAGAACGACCAATAAAGGCATACTCAGGACGATCAGCCTTGGGGCATTGTTTAACGGTGGAACTACTTTTTAAAAACTCGGCTTTTACTACTTCCATTCTAAGATAATTTTTGGCAAAGGTACAGCTAGTTATTTAATTTTAAAATCAATCCAACTTATGGGATGATAATAGTATGCTGACAAAGTGTTGTATTATGCTGACATTGATCATTAGTTTTTTAGTATATAAAAGTAAAGAAGTCTATTTTTGTGCAAAATGAATTTAAGCGATGAGTAAATTGTATCCACTCAAGTTTCAACCTATTCTTAAAGATAAGATTTGGGGTGGTCATAAACTTGAATTATTGTTGAATAAAGAGATTTCTCCGCTTCCAAATGCGGGTGAGAGTTGGGAGATTTCCGGTGTTCCCGGAAACGTTTCTGTTGTGTCAAATGGATTTTTAGCTGGTAATTCACTTGCTGAGATTATTGAAATCTATATGGGCGATTTGGTTGGAGATAAGATTTACCAACAATTTGGTAATGAGTTTCCGTTATTAATCAAATTTATTGATGCCAACGACGTACTAAGTATTCAGGTGCATCCTGATGATGAATTGGCAAAACAACGCCATAATTCATTCGGGAAGACTGAAATGTGGTATGTGATGCAGGCTGATAAAGGTGCTCAGTTGGTTTCAGG contains:
- a CDS encoding ribose-phosphate pyrophosphokinase is translated as MPPKAPIKIFSGTSTRYLAEKISLSSGRELGSHNCLRFSDGEFATAYEETVRGSHVFLIQSTFPPADNLMELLMLVDAAKRASAYKIVAVMPYFGYARQDRKDQPRVSIGAKLVADMLSTAGVDRVITMDLHADQIQGFFDIPVDHLYASSIFVPHIKHMNLENLVIASPDVGGTKRANTYAKFLETPMVICHKSRSKANVVDEMRIIGDVTDKNVIIVDDMIDTAGTMTKAADMMMEAGARSVRAFTTHAVLSGPAYDRIENSSLTELIVTDSIPLKKSSPKIKVLSVAQLFADTIEKVYNYQSISNQFLL
- the yihA gene encoding ribosome biogenesis GTP-binding protein YihA/YsxC, which produces MEVVKAEFLKSSSTVKQCPKADRPEYAFIGRSNVGKSSLINKLCNRKAMAKTSSTPGKTQLINHFTINNDQWYLVDLPGYGYAKVSKKLRSGFSKIILDYIGNRENMMCLFVLIDSRIPMQKVDLEFMNLMVENGIPISIVFTKTDKLNKGQYTENMKAYEKGLLEHWEELPPIFYSSAINGEGTNEILSFIEDINNKW